From the Deltaproteobacteria bacterium genome, one window contains:
- a CDS encoding cobalamin biosynthesis protein CobN produces MRPFTLCYFSAHSMEIPSLSAGVRQYQEGGGKIRIVARTRSQLFDESRIEAFVRDALNCDAVLVVLHGGRESCPAFDALAKAVTEKKDHGEKTPCFHIHPQGSDEDGLLAAREYDDAFGTDRWDTLNRYLMHGGRVNFQNMLIYLYNLLFDEEVPCDPPQRLPQEGIYHPDIPGIPDVKDYLKQKVDPEKITAGLWFYQSYWLNDNLAYIDAVIREIELQGANVICVFHFRYKDAERGNRGADYVVDNFFMDNGRPRIDVLISPMMFSLTLAAPEYKDLLPKLNVPFIQAMVTMNSYAEWKEGLQGVSTMDVSFSAAQPEFDGALITVPVATREQEDIDPVTGALLARYVPIPERVKKMVSLSLNWARLRKISNKDKKIAIVFHHYPPRNDRIGCAAGLDSFESVKLLLDRMKEEGYWIDRIYESGDELARELLDRMTCDQRWLTPERMAQRAAAHAGEEMFGPWHEALPAPIREKMTADWGEVPGDLFVHEGKMHFAGLINGNIFITIQPPRGYFENIDKIYHDFYLSPPHHYLAHYRWIKDVFRADAVMHVGKHGSLEWLPGKALGLSDACYPDLAIMDLPNVYPYIINDPSEGTQAKRRSYCCIIDHLTPAFTNADLYEDLAKVENLLKDYADAGREDPGKLPVLRPMIWEALKAADLHKDLEISEKDAFADFDALLEKLHGYLADLADTMINDGLHIMGKSPEEDRLVEFLVQLTRLPNGGTPSLRESALNALGYDYDDLLENKGKSLLRFQNKTGGQIIQSAHEKGLAMVKALEESRFDAAGIDAVVESHLGRRDKNVAAVLHYICEILTPNIRRVTDEIDSSLTGFDGGFVLPGPSGAPSRGQADILPTGRNFYSVDPQKIPTPGAWEVGKKLGEALISRCLEETGKYPEGVGIIVWGGSTMRTKGDDIAEIYYLMGVKPVWAKGSGDVTGLEVIPASELGRPRLDVVPRISGFFRDSFPNLVERIDEAARIVAALNEPPDANILRRNVLRDAEGYMKEGMAGEEAMREATFRVFGCPPGTYGAGVSELIESKNWKTQEDLGNNYIRYSAHAYGKGSYGRQKPAAFRNLLSRMDVTVKNEDSREYDMMSCTDFYNYYGGLIVAAKTVRGELPFALVGDSADPRRVKMRTTFEKAKHVLRSRLVNPKWLEGMKRHGYKGAGDISHMMDVVLGWDATAEVIDDWMYKKIAEKFALDPAMQEWMREVNPYALQNILDKLLEAISRGMWNADPDMENELREAYLEMEGEIEGLTE; encoded by the coding sequence ATGAGACCTTTTACACTTTGCTACTTCAGCGCCCATTCCATGGAGATCCCCTCCTTAAGCGCCGGCGTGCGGCAATATCAGGAAGGGGGCGGAAAGATCAGGATCGTGGCCAGGACCCGGAGCCAGCTTTTTGATGAATCGAGAATAGAGGCATTTGTCCGGGACGCACTCAATTGCGATGCCGTCCTTGTTGTCCTCCACGGCGGCAGGGAATCCTGTCCGGCCTTTGATGCCCTGGCGAAAGCTGTTACGGAAAAGAAAGACCATGGGGAGAAAACGCCCTGTTTTCATATTCATCCCCAGGGGAGCGATGAAGACGGCCTTTTGGCTGCCCGGGAGTATGACGACGCATTCGGCACGGACAGATGGGACACGTTGAACCGTTACCTTATGCACGGCGGGCGCGTCAATTTCCAGAATATGCTCATCTATCTTTACAATCTGCTGTTTGACGAGGAAGTGCCGTGCGATCCCCCGCAAAGGCTTCCCCAGGAAGGGATCTATCACCCAGATATCCCCGGTATTCCAGACGTAAAAGATTATCTGAAACAAAAGGTGGACCCGGAAAAGATCACCGCGGGTCTCTGGTTCTATCAATCCTACTGGCTCAATGACAATCTGGCCTATATAGACGCCGTTATCCGTGAAATTGAACTCCAGGGGGCCAACGTCATCTGTGTATTTCATTTCAGATATAAGGATGCCGAGCGGGGAAACCGCGGCGCCGACTATGTGGTCGATAATTTCTTCATGGATAACGGCAGGCCGCGGATTGATGTCCTGATCAGCCCGATGATGTTTTCTCTGACCCTGGCGGCCCCTGAGTACAAAGACCTCCTGCCGAAGCTGAATGTCCCGTTCATCCAGGCCATGGTCACCATGAATTCCTATGCCGAGTGGAAGGAGGGCCTTCAGGGGGTCTCCACCATGGATGTCTCCTTTTCGGCGGCCCAGCCTGAATTTGACGGTGCCCTGATTACCGTTCCTGTGGCCACGCGAGAACAGGAGGACATTGATCCGGTCACGGGCGCGCTGCTTGCCAGATATGTACCCATACCCGAACGGGTCAAAAAGATGGTTTCCCTGTCGCTCAATTGGGCCAGGCTGCGGAAAATCAGCAATAAAGACAAAAAGATCGCTATTGTTTTTCATCACTACCCGCCGAGAAACGACCGCATCGGCTGCGCTGCGGGCCTTGACAGCTTTGAGAGCGTAAAACTCCTTCTCGACCGGATGAAAGAAGAGGGCTATTGGATCGACAGGATTTATGAAAGCGGCGATGAGCTGGCCAGGGAGTTGCTCGACCGCATGACCTGTGATCAGCGCTGGCTGACCCCGGAACGTATGGCCCAAAGGGCCGCGGCCCATGCCGGTGAAGAGATGTTTGGGCCATGGCACGAGGCATTGCCCGCACCCATCCGCGAAAAGATGACCGCGGACTGGGGCGAGGTCCCCGGAGACCTTTTCGTGCATGAAGGAAAAATGCATTTCGCCGGGTTGATCAACGGTAATATCTTCATCACCATCCAGCCCCCCCGCGGTTATTTCGAAAATATCGACAAAATCTATCATGATTTTTATCTCTCCCCGCCCCACCACTATCTGGCCCATTACCGGTGGATCAAGGATGTTTTCAGGGCGGACGCGGTGATGCACGTTGGCAAACATGGTTCCCTGGAATGGTTGCCGGGCAAGGCCCTGGGCCTGTCTGATGCGTGCTATCCCGATCTTGCCATCATGGACCTGCCGAATGTTTACCCTTATATCATCAACGACCCCAGTGAAGGCACTCAGGCCAAGCGCCGTTCCTATTGCTGCATCATCGATCACCTCACCCCGGCGTTCACCAACGCCGACCTCTACGAAGACCTGGCAAAGGTGGAGAATCTTTTAAAAGACTATGCGGATGCGGGCCGGGAGGATCCAGGGAAGCTGCCGGTCCTGCGTCCCATGATCTGGGAGGCACTGAAGGCAGCGGACCTGCATAAGGATTTAGAAATAAGTGAAAAAGACGCGTTTGCCGATTTCGACGCACTCCTCGAAAAACTCCACGGCTACCTGGCCGATCTCGCAGACACCATGATTAATGACGGGCTGCACATTATGGGCAAATCGCCGGAGGAAGACCGGCTTGTGGAATTTCTCGTTCAGCTTACCAGGTTGCCCAACGGGGGCACTCCTTCGCTGCGCGAATCGGCTCTGAATGCTCTCGGCTATGACTATGATGATCTTTTGGAAAATAAAGGCAAATCTCTGCTGCGCTTTCAGAACAAAACCGGTGGACAAATTATTCAAAGCGCCCATGAAAAGGGGTTGGCCATGGTGAAAGCGCTGGAAGAAAGCCGGTTTGATGCCGCCGGCATTGATGCCGTTGTTGAATCCCATCTGGGCCGCAGGGACAAGAATGTCGCTGCTGTCTTGCACTACATCTGTGAAATATTGACGCCCAATATCCGGAGGGTCACCGATGAAATCGACTCAAGCCTTACCGGGTTCGACGGCGGGTTTGTTCTGCCCGGGCCGTCGGGCGCGCCCAGCCGGGGGCAGGCCGATATCCTGCCCACGGGCAGGAATTTTTATTCCGTCGATCCCCAAAAAATCCCGACCCCGGGGGCCTGGGAAGTAGGCAAGAAGCTGGGAGAAGCCCTGATTTCAAGGTGCCTGGAAGAGACGGGGAAATATCCTGAAGGCGTCGGAATTATCGTTTGGGGCGGCTCCACCATGCGCACCAAGGGAGATGATATCGCCGAGATTTACTACCTCATGGGCGTAAAGCCCGTGTGGGCCAAGGGAAGCGGAGACGTGACCGGTCTTGAGGTAATTCCGGCATCTGAACTGGGACGGCCCCGACTCGATGTGGTGCCGCGCATCTCCGGATTTTTCCGGGATTCGTTTCCGAACCTGGTTGAGCGGATCGACGAGGCGGCGCGAATAGTGGCCGCGTTAAACGAACCGCCGGATGCCAATATCCTGCGGCGCAATGTCCTGCGGGACGCGGAAGGCTATATGAAAGAGGGCATGGCCGGGGAAGAGGCCATGCGGGAGGCCACGTTCCGGGTCTTCGGCTGCCCGCCGGGCACATATGGGGCCGGGGTCTCCGAACTGATTGAGTCGAAAAACTGGAAGACCCAGGAAGATCTGGGCAACAACTACATCCGATATAGTGCTCACGCATATGGCAAGGGAAGTTACGGCAGGCAGAAGCCGGCCGCGTTCCGCAACCTTCTTTCCCGCATGGATGTGACGGTCAAAAACGAGGATTCCAGAGAATACGACATGATGTCGTGCACCGACTTTTATAACTACTACGGCGGCCTTATCGTAGCGGCCAAGACCGTGCGCGGCGAGCTTCCCTTCGCCCTGGTAGGTGACAGCGCCGACCCCAGGCGGGTGAAGATGCGTACCACCTTTGAGAAGGCCAAACACGTGCTGCGCTCCCGCCTTGTCAATCCCAAGTGGCTGGAGGGAATGAAACGCCACGGCTACAAAGGCGCCGGGGACATCTCCCACATGATGGACGTGGTCCTCGGCTGGGACGCCACGGCAGAAGTGATCGATGACTGGATGTACAAGAAAATCGCGGAAAAGTTCGCCCTTGATCCTGCCATGCAGGAATGGATGAGGGAAGTAAACCCCTACGCCCTGCAAAACATCTTAGATAAGCTGCTGGAGGCGATCAGCCGGGGGATGTGGAACGCTGACCCGGACATGGAAAACGAGTTGCGCGAGGCATACCTGGAAATGGAAGGTGAGATTGAAGGGCTTACGGAATAG
- a CDS encoding magnesium chelatase: MFKKIYPFAAIVGQEELKLALLLNAVNPKIGGVLIRGEKGTAKSTTVRALAALLPEIRVVAGCPYFCDPDDEDGMCERCKGKAPVREIRRRRIRVLTLPLNATEDRVAGGIDFSLAVKEGKRAVLPGLLAEANRSILYVDEVNLLDDHIVDIILDAAASGENRIEREGISFRHPASFILVGTMNPEEGELRPQFLDRFGLCVDIEAETDIEQRVELMKRRESFDLDPKEFLKGFEKENAQTSERILSARDHLNAVRLPKHLRTFISELCTKNLVAGHRADLVMEQAARAHAALRQRFEVTTDDIAKVAPFVIVHRRRDAAPPPQPDQPKEEPPEDKNKSEQDPPPETEKPDNRPDAQPEAVTGEGSRPSGDQPGDADKTDSVEQPDEKISPEQIFEVGSTFAVKKIVSPRDRIYRRGSGRRSRTRVSLKQGRYIKSMPGSRSGDIALDATLRAAAPYQLKRKGENGLAVVLKKEDIREKIREKRIGNFLLFVVDASGSMGARGRMAASKGAIMSLLLDAYQKRDKVAMISFRQNGADLNLPPTSSVEMAGKLLAEMPVGGRTPLSAGLAAAHEQVRNHLLRDPAARPIVVIITDGKSNVAMGDQKPVEESFDFAAKMAADPRVIYIVVDTEETGLVTFGLAEQLARVFNARYFKIEELKADQLVNIVKERR, from the coding sequence ATGTTTAAAAAAATATATCCATTTGCAGCCATTGTCGGTCAGGAGGAACTAAAACTCGCATTGCTGCTCAATGCGGTTAACCCGAAGATAGGAGGCGTCCTGATCCGGGGAGAAAAGGGCACGGCCAAATCGACGACCGTCCGGGCCCTGGCTGCCCTGCTGCCCGAAATCAGGGTGGTTGCTGGATGTCCCTATTTTTGCGATCCCGACGATGAAGACGGGATGTGTGAAAGGTGCAAGGGAAAAGCGCCTGTCCGTGAAATCCGGCGCCGGAGGATTCGGGTCTTGACCCTGCCGCTCAACGCCACGGAAGACCGGGTGGCGGGTGGAATCGATTTCAGCCTGGCCGTCAAGGAAGGCAAGCGCGCCGTCCTCCCCGGACTCCTGGCCGAGGCCAACCGGTCGATCCTTTATGTGGATGAGGTGAACCTTTTAGACGACCACATCGTGGACATCATCCTGGATGCGGCCGCTTCCGGAGAAAACCGCATCGAGCGCGAGGGGATTTCGTTTCGGCACCCGGCCTCATTTATCCTGGTGGGGACCATGAACCCGGAAGAAGGAGAGCTCAGGCCCCAGTTCCTGGACCGTTTCGGCCTCTGCGTGGATATCGAGGCGGAGACCGATATCGAGCAACGGGTTGAGTTGATGAAAAGGAGGGAGTCCTTTGATCTCGATCCCAAAGAATTTCTGAAGGGGTTTGAAAAGGAAAACGCCCAGACGTCTGAACGTATTCTGTCGGCAAGGGATCATTTAAACGCAGTCAGGCTGCCCAAACACCTGAGGACCTTTATTTCCGAGTTGTGCACGAAAAATCTCGTGGCAGGCCACCGGGCCGACCTGGTCATGGAACAGGCGGCCAGGGCCCATGCGGCGTTGCGGCAACGCTTTGAAGTCACCACGGATGATATCGCAAAAGTGGCGCCTTTTGTCATCGTCCATAGGAGACGGGATGCGGCGCCCCCGCCACAGCCTGATCAGCCCAAAGAAGAACCGCCTGAAGATAAGAATAAGAGTGAGCAGGACCCGCCGCCGGAGACGGAAAAACCGGACAACAGGCCGGATGCGCAACCGGAGGCCGTGACCGGTGAAGGGTCACGGCCTTCCGGAGATCAGCCCGGGGATGCAGATAAAACGGATAGCGTTGAGCAACCTGATGAAAAGATATCTCCCGAGCAGATTTTTGAAGTGGGATCCACCTTTGCGGTCAAAAAAATCGTCTCCCCACGGGACCGGATTTACCGGCGGGGTTCCGGCCGGAGATCCCGTACCCGTGTTTCCCTGAAACAGGGGCGCTACATCAAGAGCATGCCTGGAAGCAGGAGCGGAGATATCGCCCTGGACGCCACCCTGCGGGCCGCGGCCCCTTATCAGCTCAAAAGAAAGGGGGAGAACGGCCTGGCGGTAGTCTTGAAGAAAGAGGATATCCGGGAAAAGATCCGGGAAAAACGGATTGGAAATTTCCTTCTCTTTGTCGTGGATGCCAGCGGTTCCATGGGCGCCAGGGGAAGGATGGCCGCCTCCAAGGGCGCAATCATGTCCCTGCTCCTGGATGCTTATCAAAAAAGGGACAAGGTGGCCATGATCTCTTTTCGGCAAAATGGAGCGGATCTGAACCTGCCGCCCACATCTTCCGTGGAAATGGCGGGCAAGCTGCTGGCGGAAATGCCGGTGGGCGGCAGGACTCCCCTTTCCGCAGGGCTTGCCGCGGCCCACGAACAGGTCAGGAATCATCTTTTGCGTGATCCCGCGGCCCGGCCCATTGTGGTCATCATTACGGACGGCAAGAGCAACGTGGCCATGGGAGACCAAAAACCGGTTGAAGAATCATTTGACTTTGCAGCAAAAATGGCCGCCGACCCGAGGGTTATATATATCGTGGTGGATACCGAAGAAACAGGACTTGTTACATTCGGCCTGGCAGAGCAGCTTGCCAGGGTTTTCAATGCCCGGTATTTCAAAATCGAAGAACTCAAAGCCGACCAACTGGTGAATATTGTCAAGGAAAGACGATGA
- a CDS encoding TonB-dependent receptor has protein sequence MKMKLMTAFLIIGLITAFQPAMAEEKQEEANAAKLEEIVVTATRSEVKKEEVPAVIEVIGKLDLDTTVDRNIVRILKKNSSIDVIDYPGVLSGISIRGFRPEFSGITKHSLVLIDGRPAGATNLATILKDNVERVEILKGPASALYGAEAMGGVVNIITKRSKGKIKTHLTGGGGSFSTHYESIASGGKINDRLDFDASVSNKNQNTDFRMGNGHKRDNTGYKERYGNLRLGSSFTGNWRLDIKGDWYAGRDIATPGPLYYEDRRPSEKDIDRYGGDISMKGKIGSNEPLLTVYASHEDTEYTREYEGQPHYKNYESEIEWWGAQLQDCFHFLDNDITIGADYQDIDIESKSYNSDGTRKAPYSPDNERENVGVFADAFLRLFDERLILNTGIRYDWFELTTKKTPLKTDFHPGSETFDHASPRAGLKYFITNDRVFQFHTTIGTAFVPPQANQMAGYSEREVSGGIMINRGNPGLDPEKSLTWDAGLSFQKKVWGIFADITYFHTDVDDKISKVKASDTETTYDNSDEAEIHGLEFELSVDAGRIMNQDRTLEFFINGTRLFSAVEKVPGENERDIHNVSHWKLNTGVRYDDGMFFGKFLVRYMGKRKDYDWYTIGYPVITYDDFTVCDLEAGVKFLKHHRVKLSVENIFDRYYYEKPEFPLPGRAIYAEYSFNF, from the coding sequence ATGAAAATGAAACTGATGACGGCGTTTTTGATTATTGGTCTGATAACCGCCTTCCAGCCGGCCATGGCGGAAGAAAAACAGGAAGAAGCTAACGCTGCGAAGCTGGAGGAAATTGTCGTTACGGCAACACGATCGGAGGTAAAAAAAGAAGAAGTCCCGGCCGTTATCGAGGTTATTGGCAAACTGGATCTTGACACCACGGTGGACCGCAACATTGTCCGCATTCTTAAAAAGAACAGCAGCATCGACGTAATCGACTATCCGGGCGTGCTGTCCGGAATCAGTATCCGCGGCTTCCGGCCGGAATTTTCAGGGATTACCAAACACAGCCTGGTGTTGATCGACGGCCGGCCCGCGGGCGCTACCAATCTCGCCACAATCTTAAAAGACAATGTGGAGCGCGTTGAAATCCTCAAGGGTCCTGCATCCGCCCTGTACGGCGCCGAAGCCATGGGCGGCGTGGTGAATATCATCACAAAGAGATCAAAAGGTAAGATCAAGACGCATCTTACCGGAGGTGGCGGGAGTTTCAGCACCCACTATGAGAGCATTGCCTCGGGCGGCAAGATAAACGACAGGCTTGATTTTGACGCCTCTGTCAGCAACAAAAACCAGAATACCGACTTCAGAATGGGCAACGGCCATAAAAGAGACAATACGGGCTACAAGGAGAGATACGGCAACTTGAGACTGGGCTCATCGTTTACGGGCAACTGGCGTCTCGATATCAAGGGCGACTGGTATGCCGGCAGGGATATTGCGACCCCCGGTCCGCTGTATTACGAGGACAGAAGGCCCTCTGAAAAGGATATAGACCGTTACGGCGGAGATATCTCCATGAAAGGGAAGATCGGCAGCAATGAGCCGCTGCTCACCGTGTACGCCTCCCATGAAGATACTGAATATACCCGGGAATATGAGGGACAGCCTCATTACAAAAATTACGAAAGCGAAATCGAGTGGTGGGGAGCACAGCTTCAGGACTGCTTTCACTTCCTTGATAACGATATCACGATAGGTGCAGATTATCAGGATATCGACATTGAATCAAAGAGCTATAATAGCGACGGTACCCGCAAGGCCCCCTATTCACCGGATAATGAGCGTGAAAATGTGGGGGTTTTTGCCGATGCCTTTTTGAGGCTCTTTGACGAACGGCTCATACTGAACACGGGAATCCGCTACGACTGGTTTGAGCTGACCACCAAAAAAACGCCGCTGAAGACCGACTTTCACCCCGGCTCCGAGACCTTTGACCATGCTAGTCCCCGTGCCGGCCTGAAGTATTTCATCACGAATGACCGTGTCTTTCAGTTCCATACCACCATTGGAACGGCCTTTGTCCCGCCCCAGGCAAACCAGATGGCGGGTTACTCCGAGCGGGAAGTCAGCGGAGGAATAATGATTAACAGGGGCAATCCGGGTCTCGATCCTGAAAAAAGCCTGACGTGGGATGCGGGGCTTTCCTTTCAGAAGAAGGTTTGGGGCATATTTGCGGACATCACCTATTTTCATACCGACGTGGACGACAAGATATCAAAGGTGAAAGCCAGCGACACCGAAACTACTTACGACAATTCCGATGAGGCCGAGATACACGGGCTGGAATTTGAATTATCGGTGGATGCTGGCCGGATCATGAACCAGGATCGAACCCTTGAATTTTTTATCAATGGAACGCGTCTTTTCAGCGCGGTTGAAAAGGTCCCCGGAGAAAATGAACGGGATATCCACAACGTCTCGCACTGGAAGCTCAATACCGGCGTCCGCTACGATGACGGCATGTTCTTCGGGAAATTCCTGGTCCGCTATATGGGAAAAAGAAAAGACTATGACTGGTATACAATCGGTTATCCCGTTATCACTTACGACGACTTTACGGTATGCGATCTGGAAGCAGGGGTCAAATTCCTGAAGCACCACCGGGTCAAGCTGAGCGTCGAAAATATTTTTGACAGGTACTACTATGAAAAGCCTGAATTCCCGCTTCCCGGACGGGCAATCTATGCGGAGTATTCGTTCAATTTTTGA
- a CDS encoding ABC transporter, translating to MLRGFTAVYLREILILKHRLKRQILSMAVSPLLYLIAFGYAMGDGASFDGHTYTEFLIPGLVAMSSMTQAFAISTDINVARFYWHIFEEFQAAPISNAAYVAGEVLAGMTRALLSVAVIIVLGMLFDVMLNYYNPLFWLAVGLNSFVFASLAVGLAMLVKSHADQAMFTSFVITPMAFLGGTFFPVDRLPAWAQKIICLLPLTHASKAIRQTAFGMTPGYYSYPLLAAIGGVFFFMALKCVNQARD from the coding sequence ATGCTGAGGGGTTTTACCGCAGTCTATCTCCGCGAGATATTGATCCTGAAACACCGGCTCAAACGGCAGATCCTGAGCATGGCGGTCTCCCCTTTGCTCTATCTGATCGCCTTCGGATACGCCATGGGGGATGGGGCAAGCTTTGACGGGCATACCTATACGGAATTTCTGATACCGGGCCTGGTGGCCATGAGCAGCATGACCCAGGCCTTTGCCATCTCCACTGATATCAATGTGGCGCGTTTCTACTGGCATATCTTTGAAGAATTCCAGGCCGCGCCCATCAGCAATGCCGCCTATGTGGCCGGCGAAGTCCTGGCAGGCATGACCCGGGCCCTGCTTTCGGTTGCCGTGATCATAGTCCTCGGCATGCTTTTCGATGTGATGCTGAATTACTATAACCCGCTCTTCTGGCTGGCCGTCGGGCTCAACAGCTTTGTTTTCGCGTCCCTGGCCGTGGGCCTTGCCATGCTGGTGAAATCCCATGCAGATCAGGCGATGTTCACGAGCTTTGTGATCACGCCCATGGCCTTTTTAGGGGGCACTTTTTTTCCTGTGGACCGCCTTCCGGCCTGGGCACAGAAAATCATTTGCCTGCTGCCGCTTACCCACGCCTCAAAGGCGATCCGGCAGACGGCTTTCGGCATGACACCCGGCTACTATTCATACCCGTTGCTGGCGGCAATCGGAGGGGTGTTCTTTTTCATGGCCCTAAAATGCGTCAACCAGGCAAGGGACTGA
- a CDS encoding ABC transporter codes for MIRVENLSKSYRGIHALKGVNFHVPEGELFAYLGPNGAGKTTTIRILTGLTRRSAGNAWLNGFNIEKEGLAAKREFGMVMQSINLDQELTTFENLDIHGRIFHMAARERRKKIDELLSYVDLIDRRNDLVKQLSGGMKRRLTIARALVHSPRILFLDEPTVGLDPQIRRRIWGLIKRIQHTGTTIFLTTHYIEEAEFLADRVAFLDEGRVVATDTPAELMAQTGAWAIDRINDDKIETVCFKTRHDAGVFIAGQKGSYTLRRVNLEDSFLTLTGKRVQC; via the coding sequence ATGATACGGGTCGAAAACTTGAGCAAATCCTACAGGGGCATCCATGCCTTAAAAGGTGTCAATTTTCATGTGCCGGAAGGGGAACTTTTCGCCTATCTCGGCCCCAACGGCGCCGGCAAAACGACCACAATCCGGATCCTGACCGGGCTCACCCGGCGTTCGGCAGGCAATGCCTGGCTGAACGGTTTCAATATCGAAAAAGAGGGCCTTGCGGCCAAAAGGGAATTCGGAATGGTAATGCAGTCCATCAACCTGGACCAGGAACTCACCACTTTTGAAAATCTGGATATTCACGGCAGGATTTTTCATATGGCCGCACGAGAAAGGAGAAAAAAGATCGACGAACTCTTGAGCTATGTTGATCTCATTGACCGGAGAAATGATCTGGTCAAACAGCTTTCCGGCGGCATGAAACGCAGGCTGACGATTGCCAGGGCCCTGGTCCATTCCCCCAGGATTCTCTTTTTAGACGAGCCAACGGTGGGCCTTGATCCGCAAATCCGCAGGAGGATCTGGGGATTAATAAAAAGGATTCAGCATACCGGCACTACTATATTTTTGACCACCCATTACATCGAGGAGGCTGAATTCCTGGCCGACCGGGTGGCCTTTCTGGATGAAGGGAGGGTTGTTGCCACCGATACGCCTGCAGAATTAATGGCACAGACAGGCGCATGGGCCATTGACCGGATAAATGACGACAAGATAGAGACGGTCTGTTTCAAAACCCGTCACGACGCCGGCGTCTTCATTGCCGGTCAAAAAGGGAGTTACACCCTGCGGAGGGTAAACCTGGAGGATTCATTCCTAACACTCACCGGAAAGAGGGTCCAATGCTGA
- a CDS encoding magnesium chelatase ATPase subunit I, whose product MKNKQHIYPFTAIVGQEKMKLALILNIINPTLSGVLIRGEKGTAKSTAVRALADILPEIEVFENDPFNLSPDEEFDVYLECMRAVGQEEISQAGRPATVKRKVRVVELPVGATEDRVVGTLDLEHALKTGEKQIEPGILAAAHRGILYVDEVNLLDDHVVDILLDSAAMGVNTIEREGVSFSHPARFILVGTMNPEEGELRPQLLDRFGLCVLIEGIRDPEARVAIMEQRTGFDADPVGFCREWEPASKELAKKIEQAIALYPRVTVERTLLFEIASYCLDVGVDGHRGDIIILKTAKTLAAYHGRREVMPEDIEAAAGLALPHRVRRQPLQEIGGDVKGMRTKR is encoded by the coding sequence ATGAAAAACAAGCAACATATTTATCCGTTTACGGCCATTGTAGGCCAGGAAAAGATGAAGCTCGCGCTTATATTGAACATCATCAACCCCACACTTTCCGGGGTACTGATCCGCGGGGAAAAGGGCACGGCCAAATCCACAGCGGTCCGGGCACTTGCGGATATCCTGCCGGAAATCGAGGTGTTTGAAAACGATCCGTTTAACCTCTCTCCGGATGAGGAATTCGATGTGTACCTGGAGTGTATGCGCGCCGTGGGCCAGGAAGAGATTTCTCAAGCAGGACGGCCGGCAACAGTAAAACGAAAGGTGCGGGTGGTGGAGCTGCCGGTAGGCGCTACCGAGGACCGGGTGGTGGGGACTCTGGACCTGGAGCATGCCCTGAAGACAGGGGAAAAACAAATTGAACCCGGTATCCTGGCGGCCGCGCACCGGGGTATCCTTTATGTGGATGAGGTGAACCTGCTGGATGATCACGTGGTGGATATCCTGCTCGATTCCGCGGCCATGGGGGTCAACACCATCGAGCGGGAGGGGGTTTCATTTTCCCACCCTGCCCGTTTTATCCTGGTGGGGACCATGAACCCGGAAGAAGGAGAGCTCAGGCCCCAACTCCTGGACCGGTTCGGCCTGTGCGTTCTCATCGAGGGAATCCGGGACCCTGAAGCCCGGGTGGCGATCATGGAGCAGCGGACCGGCTTTGATGCCGATCCCGTTGGATTTTGCAGGGAGTGGGAGCCGGCTTCGAAGGAGCTGGCCAAAAAAATCGAGCAGGCAATCGCACTCTACCCCAGGGTCACTGTTGAACGAACGCTGCTTTTTGAAATCGCTTCCTATTGTCTTGACGTGGGAGTGGACGGTCACCGGGGAGATATCATTATCTTGAAGACAGCCAAAACCCTGGCCGCCTATCACGGCCGGCGGGAAGTCATGCCTGAAGATATTGAAGCGGCCGCCGGACTGGCCCTGCCCCACCGCGTTCGCCGCCAGCCGCTTCAGGAAATAGGAGGCGATGTGAAGGGCATGCGGACGAAAAGATGA